The following are from one region of the Pleurodeles waltl isolate 20211129_DDA chromosome 4_1, aPleWal1.hap1.20221129, whole genome shotgun sequence genome:
- the LOC138287230 gene encoding zinc finger protein 664-like, translating to MGEKPFKCSECVKSFSHLSVLQRHQQTHTREKTFKCSHCVKSFIQLSHLQKHQRTHTGEKPYHCSECERSFIDSSQLRVHQRSHTGEKPFKCSECVKSFIRLSDLQKHQRTHTGEKPYHCNECGSSFSDSSNLRIPQRTHTGEKPFKCTECMKSFSQLSTLHNHLRTHTGEKPFSCSECVKSFSQLSNLKVHERTHGDKTT from the coding sequence AtgggggaaaagccattcaagtgcagtgaatgtgtgaagagctttagtcacttgTCAGTCCTACAAAgacatcaacaaacacacacaagAGAAAAAACATTCAAGTGCAGTCACTGTGTGAAGAGCTTTATTCAGTTATCACACCTGCAaaaacatcagcgaacacacacaggggaaaaaccataccattgcagtgaatgtgaaaGAAGTTTTATTGACTCATCACAATTGAGGGTTCATCAGCGAAGtcacacaggagaaaagccattcaagtgcagtgaatgtgtgaagagctttattcGGTTATCAGACCTACAAAAACATcaacgaacacacactggggaaaaaccctaccattgcaatgaatgtggaagtagttttagtgattCCTCCAATCTCAGGATtcctcagcgaacacacacaggggaaaaaccttttaaatgcactgaatGTATGAAAAGCTTTAGTCAGTTATCAACCCTACACAACCATctgcgaacacacacaggagaaaagccattcagttgcagtgaatgtgtgaagagctttagtcagttatcaaaCCTAAAAGTGCATGAACGAACACATGGGGATAAAACCACATGA